The following proteins are co-located in the Triplophysa dalaica isolate WHDGS20190420 chromosome 2, ASM1584641v1, whole genome shotgun sequence genome:
- the bcl9 gene encoding B-cell CLL/lymphoma 9 protein isoform X1 — MLEVQEERPTAAATVTASATTAATGTAGNASGRKERAKERQEEGRDCSSPVATPNAGPRSARAKTAPTTTHTHSHRHTPSPHQHSTAPASVATGLTSMHSSNPKVRNSPSANTQSSPKSKQEAMVRSPPVMSPSSAAQMDSKLPNQGKQGGAGSQSQPSPCDPKSQSGSHTPKVPQGPIGSMGLKNGQGLSSGNGAKGKIKRERSTSVESFEQRDTGTPSNEGDQKELGSRAKRLCVGERRLPYSGADWCSGGESDDDDTGFFNCNSTDIKPDPGSLSASTPTHNTVGGQSAASELGSGQKPGSKVVYVFTTEMANKAADAVITGHVDNIINYHMNNISNGKGGKPQPPLNNQIGSLRNDTKQQGVSSQQQPSSHSSDQNHQAASKVAQSGQQQQPQAQPTQPQQPNQGAKPSSLPSDSAPSGGMDSKSLPSSSPQDGAGSQDGSNSAGTPGSQASNQPPNAGPQQSFPSLDLPKGADAKLTAQHHQQLAHEIMSSMGDNSEGLSQEQLEHRERSLQTLRDIQRMLFPDDKDMASMGQGNMGGPPPNAAMIEGMSKKLEQGPLQAMMAQSQSLGKPGGPGGPRSDGPPFGPPGPRDMPFSPDDLGPAPQGPGPMNSHPGPGGEHGDHMTPEQIAWLKLQQEFYEEKKRKQEHMQHRPMGEMMLHQGGPRGMMRGPPPPYQMNPGEVWGPGGPEPFPDQMSMGPRGMHPHMQRMPGFPGMMNPEMEGGPNAVPRPGMNWPDDMPKMGDGRGFPPGQGMFGGPGGRVERFPNPQSVQEAMFHQGMGDKQGMGLPPGMMMEMNRMMGNQRPMEPGNGGGMMFPRMPSDGPMSPSSRMEFVKGLGRDMGEFGMGPVNLNVNMGPNPQMMPPKMRDPQMNLSPEEIMKMRQGGLPMPENVVPPQRMMQGPPFPDHPHTGDLNMGPNRQFHGMGPQGPGNQRGPRGEPPFGPDQRGHVGGNGRLSHMPPLQPNQGPNSSGPPPGHRNIGRKPSDLSVQSGPANSPNINPLKSPTLRQVQSPMLGSPSGNLKSPQTPSQLAGMLSGPSAAAAAAAIKSPPMMGSAGASPVHMKSPSLPAPSPGWTSSPKPPMQSPGIPQNKPPLSMTSPNMMGGVDQGGNPSSAPPSSNSSNQPGSINVPGSLPSSSPYNMPPEPTLSQNPLSIMMSRMSKFAMPSSTPLYHDAIKTVASSDDDSPPARSPNLPSMNNSMSGMVANHHPGHPRMMTPNSSGPMTSLSPMGMNTMGSQPLSHGMPNQMPSPNPMGPNMTPHGGPMGPGMMPHGMMMNPISQDPGMGNNQMMSQGRMGLPHRGQGFPPGQSPPQQIPFPHNGPGPQSGFPHGMGFQGDGGPLGRMGGMPHGPGGEPVMCKPNTPGGQEFNNMTGVYNDSDLHEVMRPGASGIPEFDLSRIIPSEKPSQTLSYFPRGGDGPVGKPPHPSGPPGFPQMQGIMGEGNPRMGHPMQGMGGPPGPGHMGPQDMPMGNPGHNLMRPPSFMSQGMMGPQHRMLSPGQQPGMMGGPGMMQGKERPMYNHPGPVGSPNMMMSLQGMSGPQQTMMMPSQMRPRGMAADMGMGFNPGPGNPGNIMF; from the exons ATGCTGGAGGTGCAGGAGGAGAGACCAACAGCAGCAGCCACCGTGACGGCCTCAGCAACCACCGCAGCTACTGGAACCGCAGGGAACGCTTCGGGCAGGAAGGAGAGGGCCAAAGAACGACAAGAGGAGGGCCGCGACTGCAGCAGCCCTGTCGCAACCCCCAACGCCGGGCCCCGGAGCGCCCGGGCCAAAACTGCGCCCACCACCACTCATACGCACTCCCACAGACATACCCCCAGTCCACACCAGCACTCTACTGCTCCTGCTTCTGTCGCCACGGGACTGACGTCAATGCATTCCAGCAATCCCAAAGTGAGGAACTCTCCATCGGCTAACACTCAGAG CAGTCCGAAATCCAAGCAGGAGGCCATGGTGAGGTCGCCACCCGTGATGTCCCCCTCCAGCGCTGCACAGATGGACTCCAAACTGCCCAACCAGGGAAAGCAGGGGGGTGCAGGCAGCCAATCTCAGCCCTCTCCTTGTGACCCAAAGTCGCAGAGCGGAAGCCACACCCCCAAAGTTCCCCAGGGCCCTATAGGAAGTATGGGACTCAAAAATGGACAAGGCCTGAGTTCAGGCAATGGAGCAAAAGGCAAGattaaaagagagagaagcACTTCTGTAGAGTCATTCGAACAGAGGGATACTGGAACACCCAGCAATGAAGGGGACCAGAAAG AACTAGGCAGTAGAGCGAAAAGGTTATGTGTCGGAGAGCGACGGTTGCCTTACAGTGGAGCAGATTGGTGTTCAGGAGGAGAGAGTGATGACGATGACACAGGATTCTTCA ATTGTAACTCTACAGATATCAAGCCAGATCCAGgctctctttctgcctccacgCCTACCCACAATACAGTTGGAGGACAGAGTGCAGCGTCTGAACTGGGGAGTGGGCAGAAGCCTGGGTCAAAGGTTGTTTACGTCTTCACCACAGAGATGGccaacaa gGCAGCAGATGCAGTCATAACAGGGCATGTAGACAACATCATTAATTATCACATGAATAATATCTCTAACGGCAAGGGTGGAAAGCCCCAGCCACCCCTg aaCAATCAGATTGGCTCCTTAAGAAACGACACAAAACAGCAGGGAGTATCCTCCCAGCAACAGCCCTCATCTCACTCAAGTGACCAGAACCACCAAGCAGCCTCTAAAGTAGCGCAGTCAGGCCAGCAGCAACAACCTCAAGCGCAACCCACCCAACCTCAGCAGCCAAATCAGGGGGCCAAACCATCTAGCCTTCCTTCAGACAGCGCGCCTTCAGGGGGTATGGACTCTAAGAGCCTCCCTAGCAGTAGCCCGCAAGATGGTGCCGGATCCCAGGATGGTAGCAATTCTGCTGGTACACCTGGTAGTCAGGCCTCTAACCAGCCTCCCAACGCAGGCCCTCAACAGAGCTTCCCATCCCTAGATCTGCCCAAGGGAGCAGATGCTAAGCTTACAGCTCAACACCACCAGCAGCTGGCTCATGAGATCATGTCTAGCATGGGGGACAACTCTGAGGGTCTTTCTCAAGAGCAACTAGAGCATCGGGAGCGTTCCTTACAGACTCTGCGTGATATACAGCGCATGCTCTTCCCAGATGACAAAGACATGGCTTCCATGGGTCAAGGAAACATGGGTGGACCTCCACCCAATGCTGCAATGATTGAAGGAATGTCCAAGAAACTAGAACAAGGGCCTCTTCAAGCGATGATGGCCCAGTCACAAAGTCTTGGAAAACCTGGTGGACCAGGAGGGCCTCGTTCTGATGGACCCCCCTTTGGTCCGCCAGGTCCTAGAGACATGCCCTTTTCCCCAGATGACCTTGGACCTGCTCCTCAGGGTCCAGGACCTATGAACTCGCATCCAGGCCCCGGTGGAGAGCATGGAGACCACATGACACCAGAGCAGATAGCCTGGCTTAAACTCCAGCAGGAGTTCTATGAGGAGAAAAAGCGCAAACAGGAACACATGCAGCATAGACCAATGGGAGAAATGATGCTTCACCAGGGTGGACCTAGAGGTATGATGCGAGGCCCACCGCCACCCTACCAGATGAATCCTGGAGAGGTGTGGGGCCCTGGTGGCCCTGAACCATTCCCTGACCAGATGAGCATGGGCCCCAGAGGCATGCATCCACACATGCAGAGGATGCCTGGCTTCCCAGGAATGATGAACCCTGAAATGGAGGGAGGGCCTAATGCTGTGCCAAGACCAGGAATGAACTGGCCTGACGATATGCCCAAAATGGGGGATGGGAGGGGATTTCCACCAGGCCAGGGAATGTTTGGAGGTCCAGGTGGACGGGTGGAAAGATTTCCCAATCCTCAATCTGTACAGGAGGCTATGTTTCATCAAGGTATGGGTGATAAACAAGGCATGGGGCTTCCACCTGGTATGATGATGGAGATGAACCGAATGATGGGCAACCAAAGACCCATGGAGCCTGGAAACGGGGGTGGCATGATGTTTCCAAGAATGCCTAGTGATGGTCCTATGAGCCCCTCCTCAAGAATGGAGTTTGTAAAGGGTCTCGGCCGTGACATGGGTGAATTTGGCATGGGACCTGTTAATCTCAATGTGAACATGGGGCCTAATCCTCAGATGATGCCTCCTAAAATGAGAGATCCACAAATGAATCTTAGTCCAGAGGAAATTATGAAGATGAGGCAAGGTGGTTTACCAATGCCTGAGAATGTGGTACCTCCGCAAAGAATGATGCAAGGGCCACCTTTCCCTGACCATCCCCACACAGGTGACCTCAACATGGGACCCAATAGACAGTTTCATGGCATGGGTCCTCAAGGCCCTGGTAATCAAAGGGGCCCCAGAGGCGAGCCCCCCTTTGGCCCTGACCAAAGAGGTCATGTTGGGGGAAATGGTCGTCTCAGTCACATGCCTCCTTTACAACCCAATCAGGGTCCCAACAGCTCAGGGCCTCCACCTGGCCATAGAAATATAGGTCGTAAACCCTCTGACCTAAGTGTCCAGTCTGGCCCCGCTAACTCGCCGAATATCAACCCGCTAAAGTCGCCAACACTGCGGCAGGTCCAGTCACCCATGCTGGGCTCACCATCAGGTAACCTCAAGTCTCCCCAGACACCATCCCAGCTAGCTGGCATGCTTAGTGGACCATCAGCTGCAGCAGCAGCTGCAGCCATTAAGTCTCCTCCCATGATGGGGTCAGCAGGGGCATCACCCGTCCATATGAAGTCTCCTTCGCTTCCTGCTCCCTCCCCAGGCTGGACGTCATCACCCAAACCACCCATGCAAAGCCCAGGAATTCCTCAGAACAAGCCTCCCCTTAGTATGACATCACCAAATATGATGGGCGGTGTAGATCAAG GTGGTAATCCTTCTTCAGCTCCTCCATCCAGTAATTCGTCCAATCAGCCAGGTTCAATCAACGTTCCAGGAAGTCTTCCATCCAGTAGTCCCTACAACATGCCCCCAGAGCCAACGCTATCCCAAAATCCACTTTCCATCATGATGTCCCGCATGTCCAAGTTTGCCATGCCAAGCTCTACACCCCTCTACCATGATGCAATCAAAACTGTGGCCAGCTCCGATGATGACTCGCCGCCTGCTCGATCTCCCAACCTGCCATCTATGAACAACAGCATGTCTG GAATGGTTGCAAACCATCACCCAGGACATCCTCGAATGATGACGCCCAACTCTTCTGGCCCCATGACTTCCCTCAGCCCAATGGGAATGAACACTATGGGCTCCCAGCCACTTTCACATGGTATGCCAAACCAGATGCCCTCGCCTAACCCCATGGGCCCAAATATGACACCTCATGGTGGACCTATGGGCCCAGGCATGATGCCTCACGGTATGATGATGAACCCTATCTCCCAAGATCCTGGCATGGGCAACAACCAGATGATGTCACAGGGACGCATGGGTCTTCCTCATCGAGGGCAGGGCTTTCCCCCAGGGCAGTCGCCGCCGCAGCAGATCCCCTTCCCTCACAACGGTCCTGGGCCCCAGAGCGGCTTCCCTCACGGGATGGGTTTCCAGGGAGATGGAGGCCCACTTGGCAGGATGGGCGGTATGCCTCACGGGCCTGGTGGAGAGCCGGTTATGTGCAAACCTAACACTCCAGGAGGGCAGGAGTTTAATAACATGACTGGTGTCTATAATGATTCAGATCTACACGAGGTGATGCGACCAGGTGCGTCCGGTATCCCAGAGTTTGATCTTTCTCGAATTATTCCTTCTGAGAAGCCCAGCCAGACTTTGTCCTACTTCCCTCGCGGTGGGGATGGCCCCGTTGGGAAGCCACCCCACCCGTCCGGCCCACCTGGCTTTCCTCAAATGCAGGGGATAATGGGTGAGGGCAACCCAAGGATGGGCCACCCCATGCAGGGAATGGGGGGTCCACCAGGCCCGGGACACATGGGACCACAGGACATGCCCATGGGTAATCCAGGCCATAACCTCATGAGGCCCCCCAGTTTCATGAGTCAGGGTATGATGGGGCCGCAGCACAGGATGTTGTCTCCTGGGCAGCAGCCAGGAATGATGGGAGGCCCTGGAATGATGCAGGGAAAGGAAAGGCCAATGTACAACCACCCTGGCCCTGTGGGCTCTCCCAATATGATGATGTCACTACAAGGGATGAGTGGGCCTCAGCAGACTATGATGATGCCTTCTCAGATGAGGCCTCGAGGAATGGCAGCTGATATGGGCATGGGATTTAATCCTGGCCCTGGAAACCCTGGGAATATAATGTTTTGA
- the bcl9 gene encoding B-cell CLL/lymphoma 9 protein isoform X2 encodes MLEVQEERPTAAATVTASATTAATGTAGNASGRKERAKERQEEGRDCSSPVATPNAGPRSARAKTAPTTTHTHSHRHTPSPHQHSTAPASVATGLTSMHSSNPKVRNSPSANTQSPKSKQEAMVRSPPVMSPSSAAQMDSKLPNQGKQGGAGSQSQPSPCDPKSQSGSHTPKVPQGPIGSMGLKNGQGLSSGNGAKGKIKRERSTSVESFEQRDTGTPSNEGDQKELGSRAKRLCVGERRLPYSGADWCSGGESDDDDTGFFNCNSTDIKPDPGSLSASTPTHNTVGGQSAASELGSGQKPGSKVVYVFTTEMANKAADAVITGHVDNIINYHMNNISNGKGGKPQPPLNNQIGSLRNDTKQQGVSSQQQPSSHSSDQNHQAASKVAQSGQQQQPQAQPTQPQQPNQGAKPSSLPSDSAPSGGMDSKSLPSSSPQDGAGSQDGSNSAGTPGSQASNQPPNAGPQQSFPSLDLPKGADAKLTAQHHQQLAHEIMSSMGDNSEGLSQEQLEHRERSLQTLRDIQRMLFPDDKDMASMGQGNMGGPPPNAAMIEGMSKKLEQGPLQAMMAQSQSLGKPGGPGGPRSDGPPFGPPGPRDMPFSPDDLGPAPQGPGPMNSHPGPGGEHGDHMTPEQIAWLKLQQEFYEEKKRKQEHMQHRPMGEMMLHQGGPRGMMRGPPPPYQMNPGEVWGPGGPEPFPDQMSMGPRGMHPHMQRMPGFPGMMNPEMEGGPNAVPRPGMNWPDDMPKMGDGRGFPPGQGMFGGPGGRVERFPNPQSVQEAMFHQGMGDKQGMGLPPGMMMEMNRMMGNQRPMEPGNGGGMMFPRMPSDGPMSPSSRMEFVKGLGRDMGEFGMGPVNLNVNMGPNPQMMPPKMRDPQMNLSPEEIMKMRQGGLPMPENVVPPQRMMQGPPFPDHPHTGDLNMGPNRQFHGMGPQGPGNQRGPRGEPPFGPDQRGHVGGNGRLSHMPPLQPNQGPNSSGPPPGHRNIGRKPSDLSVQSGPANSPNINPLKSPTLRQVQSPMLGSPSGNLKSPQTPSQLAGMLSGPSAAAAAAAIKSPPMMGSAGASPVHMKSPSLPAPSPGWTSSPKPPMQSPGIPQNKPPLSMTSPNMMGGVDQGGNPSSAPPSSNSSNQPGSINVPGSLPSSSPYNMPPEPTLSQNPLSIMMSRMSKFAMPSSTPLYHDAIKTVASSDDDSPPARSPNLPSMNNSMSGMVANHHPGHPRMMTPNSSGPMTSLSPMGMNTMGSQPLSHGMPNQMPSPNPMGPNMTPHGGPMGPGMMPHGMMMNPISQDPGMGNNQMMSQGRMGLPHRGQGFPPGQSPPQQIPFPHNGPGPQSGFPHGMGFQGDGGPLGRMGGMPHGPGGEPVMCKPNTPGGQEFNNMTGVYNDSDLHEVMRPGASGIPEFDLSRIIPSEKPSQTLSYFPRGGDGPVGKPPHPSGPPGFPQMQGIMGEGNPRMGHPMQGMGGPPGPGHMGPQDMPMGNPGHNLMRPPSFMSQGMMGPQHRMLSPGQQPGMMGGPGMMQGKERPMYNHPGPVGSPNMMMSLQGMSGPQQTMMMPSQMRPRGMAADMGMGFNPGPGNPGNIMF; translated from the exons ATGCTGGAGGTGCAGGAGGAGAGACCAACAGCAGCAGCCACCGTGACGGCCTCAGCAACCACCGCAGCTACTGGAACCGCAGGGAACGCTTCGGGCAGGAAGGAGAGGGCCAAAGAACGACAAGAGGAGGGCCGCGACTGCAGCAGCCCTGTCGCAACCCCCAACGCCGGGCCCCGGAGCGCCCGGGCCAAAACTGCGCCCACCACCACTCATACGCACTCCCACAGACATACCCCCAGTCCACACCAGCACTCTACTGCTCCTGCTTCTGTCGCCACGGGACTGACGTCAATGCATTCCAGCAATCCCAAAGTGAGGAACTCTCCATCGGCTAACACTCAGAG TCCGAAATCCAAGCAGGAGGCCATGGTGAGGTCGCCACCCGTGATGTCCCCCTCCAGCGCTGCACAGATGGACTCCAAACTGCCCAACCAGGGAAAGCAGGGGGGTGCAGGCAGCCAATCTCAGCCCTCTCCTTGTGACCCAAAGTCGCAGAGCGGAAGCCACACCCCCAAAGTTCCCCAGGGCCCTATAGGAAGTATGGGACTCAAAAATGGACAAGGCCTGAGTTCAGGCAATGGAGCAAAAGGCAAGattaaaagagagagaagcACTTCTGTAGAGTCATTCGAACAGAGGGATACTGGAACACCCAGCAATGAAGGGGACCAGAAAG AACTAGGCAGTAGAGCGAAAAGGTTATGTGTCGGAGAGCGACGGTTGCCTTACAGTGGAGCAGATTGGTGTTCAGGAGGAGAGAGTGATGACGATGACACAGGATTCTTCA ATTGTAACTCTACAGATATCAAGCCAGATCCAGgctctctttctgcctccacgCCTACCCACAATACAGTTGGAGGACAGAGTGCAGCGTCTGAACTGGGGAGTGGGCAGAAGCCTGGGTCAAAGGTTGTTTACGTCTTCACCACAGAGATGGccaacaa gGCAGCAGATGCAGTCATAACAGGGCATGTAGACAACATCATTAATTATCACATGAATAATATCTCTAACGGCAAGGGTGGAAAGCCCCAGCCACCCCTg aaCAATCAGATTGGCTCCTTAAGAAACGACACAAAACAGCAGGGAGTATCCTCCCAGCAACAGCCCTCATCTCACTCAAGTGACCAGAACCACCAAGCAGCCTCTAAAGTAGCGCAGTCAGGCCAGCAGCAACAACCTCAAGCGCAACCCACCCAACCTCAGCAGCCAAATCAGGGGGCCAAACCATCTAGCCTTCCTTCAGACAGCGCGCCTTCAGGGGGTATGGACTCTAAGAGCCTCCCTAGCAGTAGCCCGCAAGATGGTGCCGGATCCCAGGATGGTAGCAATTCTGCTGGTACACCTGGTAGTCAGGCCTCTAACCAGCCTCCCAACGCAGGCCCTCAACAGAGCTTCCCATCCCTAGATCTGCCCAAGGGAGCAGATGCTAAGCTTACAGCTCAACACCACCAGCAGCTGGCTCATGAGATCATGTCTAGCATGGGGGACAACTCTGAGGGTCTTTCTCAAGAGCAACTAGAGCATCGGGAGCGTTCCTTACAGACTCTGCGTGATATACAGCGCATGCTCTTCCCAGATGACAAAGACATGGCTTCCATGGGTCAAGGAAACATGGGTGGACCTCCACCCAATGCTGCAATGATTGAAGGAATGTCCAAGAAACTAGAACAAGGGCCTCTTCAAGCGATGATGGCCCAGTCACAAAGTCTTGGAAAACCTGGTGGACCAGGAGGGCCTCGTTCTGATGGACCCCCCTTTGGTCCGCCAGGTCCTAGAGACATGCCCTTTTCCCCAGATGACCTTGGACCTGCTCCTCAGGGTCCAGGACCTATGAACTCGCATCCAGGCCCCGGTGGAGAGCATGGAGACCACATGACACCAGAGCAGATAGCCTGGCTTAAACTCCAGCAGGAGTTCTATGAGGAGAAAAAGCGCAAACAGGAACACATGCAGCATAGACCAATGGGAGAAATGATGCTTCACCAGGGTGGACCTAGAGGTATGATGCGAGGCCCACCGCCACCCTACCAGATGAATCCTGGAGAGGTGTGGGGCCCTGGTGGCCCTGAACCATTCCCTGACCAGATGAGCATGGGCCCCAGAGGCATGCATCCACACATGCAGAGGATGCCTGGCTTCCCAGGAATGATGAACCCTGAAATGGAGGGAGGGCCTAATGCTGTGCCAAGACCAGGAATGAACTGGCCTGACGATATGCCCAAAATGGGGGATGGGAGGGGATTTCCACCAGGCCAGGGAATGTTTGGAGGTCCAGGTGGACGGGTGGAAAGATTTCCCAATCCTCAATCTGTACAGGAGGCTATGTTTCATCAAGGTATGGGTGATAAACAAGGCATGGGGCTTCCACCTGGTATGATGATGGAGATGAACCGAATGATGGGCAACCAAAGACCCATGGAGCCTGGAAACGGGGGTGGCATGATGTTTCCAAGAATGCCTAGTGATGGTCCTATGAGCCCCTCCTCAAGAATGGAGTTTGTAAAGGGTCTCGGCCGTGACATGGGTGAATTTGGCATGGGACCTGTTAATCTCAATGTGAACATGGGGCCTAATCCTCAGATGATGCCTCCTAAAATGAGAGATCCACAAATGAATCTTAGTCCAGAGGAAATTATGAAGATGAGGCAAGGTGGTTTACCAATGCCTGAGAATGTGGTACCTCCGCAAAGAATGATGCAAGGGCCACCTTTCCCTGACCATCCCCACACAGGTGACCTCAACATGGGACCCAATAGACAGTTTCATGGCATGGGTCCTCAAGGCCCTGGTAATCAAAGGGGCCCCAGAGGCGAGCCCCCCTTTGGCCCTGACCAAAGAGGTCATGTTGGGGGAAATGGTCGTCTCAGTCACATGCCTCCTTTACAACCCAATCAGGGTCCCAACAGCTCAGGGCCTCCACCTGGCCATAGAAATATAGGTCGTAAACCCTCTGACCTAAGTGTCCAGTCTGGCCCCGCTAACTCGCCGAATATCAACCCGCTAAAGTCGCCAACACTGCGGCAGGTCCAGTCACCCATGCTGGGCTCACCATCAGGTAACCTCAAGTCTCCCCAGACACCATCCCAGCTAGCTGGCATGCTTAGTGGACCATCAGCTGCAGCAGCAGCTGCAGCCATTAAGTCTCCTCCCATGATGGGGTCAGCAGGGGCATCACCCGTCCATATGAAGTCTCCTTCGCTTCCTGCTCCCTCCCCAGGCTGGACGTCATCACCCAAACCACCCATGCAAAGCCCAGGAATTCCTCAGAACAAGCCTCCCCTTAGTATGACATCACCAAATATGATGGGCGGTGTAGATCAAG GTGGTAATCCTTCTTCAGCTCCTCCATCCAGTAATTCGTCCAATCAGCCAGGTTCAATCAACGTTCCAGGAAGTCTTCCATCCAGTAGTCCCTACAACATGCCCCCAGAGCCAACGCTATCCCAAAATCCACTTTCCATCATGATGTCCCGCATGTCCAAGTTTGCCATGCCAAGCTCTACACCCCTCTACCATGATGCAATCAAAACTGTGGCCAGCTCCGATGATGACTCGCCGCCTGCTCGATCTCCCAACCTGCCATCTATGAACAACAGCATGTCTG GAATGGTTGCAAACCATCACCCAGGACATCCTCGAATGATGACGCCCAACTCTTCTGGCCCCATGACTTCCCTCAGCCCAATGGGAATGAACACTATGGGCTCCCAGCCACTTTCACATGGTATGCCAAACCAGATGCCCTCGCCTAACCCCATGGGCCCAAATATGACACCTCATGGTGGACCTATGGGCCCAGGCATGATGCCTCACGGTATGATGATGAACCCTATCTCCCAAGATCCTGGCATGGGCAACAACCAGATGATGTCACAGGGACGCATGGGTCTTCCTCATCGAGGGCAGGGCTTTCCCCCAGGGCAGTCGCCGCCGCAGCAGATCCCCTTCCCTCACAACGGTCCTGGGCCCCAGAGCGGCTTCCCTCACGGGATGGGTTTCCAGGGAGATGGAGGCCCACTTGGCAGGATGGGCGGTATGCCTCACGGGCCTGGTGGAGAGCCGGTTATGTGCAAACCTAACACTCCAGGAGGGCAGGAGTTTAATAACATGACTGGTGTCTATAATGATTCAGATCTACACGAGGTGATGCGACCAGGTGCGTCCGGTATCCCAGAGTTTGATCTTTCTCGAATTATTCCTTCTGAGAAGCCCAGCCAGACTTTGTCCTACTTCCCTCGCGGTGGGGATGGCCCCGTTGGGAAGCCACCCCACCCGTCCGGCCCACCTGGCTTTCCTCAAATGCAGGGGATAATGGGTGAGGGCAACCCAAGGATGGGCCACCCCATGCAGGGAATGGGGGGTCCACCAGGCCCGGGACACATGGGACCACAGGACATGCCCATGGGTAATCCAGGCCATAACCTCATGAGGCCCCCCAGTTTCATGAGTCAGGGTATGATGGGGCCGCAGCACAGGATGTTGTCTCCTGGGCAGCAGCCAGGAATGATGGGAGGCCCTGGAATGATGCAGGGAAAGGAAAGGCCAATGTACAACCACCCTGGCCCTGTGGGCTCTCCCAATATGATGATGTCACTACAAGGGATGAGTGGGCCTCAGCAGACTATGATGATGCCTTCTCAGATGAGGCCTCGAGGAATGGCAGCTGATATGGGCATGGGATTTAATCCTGGCCCTGGAAACCCTGGGAATATAATGTTTTGA
- the gja5b gene encoding gap junction protein, alpha 5b: MADWSLLGNFLEEVQEHSTSVGKVWLTILFIFRILVLGTAAESSWGDEQEDFTCDTEQPGCENVCYDQAFPIAHIRYWVLQIVFVSTPSLIYVGHAMHSVRIEEKRRKEQEEDGAQRDRGKYPEEEKHCEEDEGGGGKVRLKGALLQTYVLSILLRSVMEVIFIVAQYMIYGVFLNTLYVCRASPCPHPVNCYISRPTEKNVFIVFMLSVAGVSLFLSIVELYHLAWKHCKKCVDRYKASKQRPNTPSTVAAASPNPSTPIRACTPPPDFNQCLVRLPPSSPNVQTHGHSITHPSCPPFHDRLAHQQNSVNLATERNHGEDYLGVDFFKMSFSQAPTDTPNSYASPLLLSSEHVEDRRRFSKSSGASSRMRPDDLTV, encoded by the coding sequence ATGGCCGACTGGAGTTTGCTAGGAAACTTTCTGGAAGAAGTCCAAGAACACTCCACCTCGGTGGGAAAGGTGTGGCTCACCATCCTCTTCATCTTCAGGATCCTGGTTTTGGGCACGGCAGCGGAGTCGTCCTGGGGCGACGAACAGGAAGACTTCACCTGCGACACCGAGCAGCCCGGCTGCGAGAACGTTTGCTACGACCAAGCCTTCCCCATAGCGCATATACGGTACTGGGTGCTTCAGATAGTGTTCGTTTCCACGCCCTCTCTCATCTACGTGGGTCACGCCATGCACAGCGTCCGGATAGAGGAGAAGAGAAGGAAAGAGCAGGAAGAGGACGGAGCCCAGAGAGATCGAGGAAAGTACCCAGAGGAGGAAAAGCATTGTGAGGAGGATGAGGGCGGTGGGGGTAAAGTGCGATTGAAAGGTGCCCTGCTGCAAACGTACGTACTGAGCATTCTCCTCCGCAGCGTGATGGAGGTGATCTTCATCGTGGCCCAGTACATGATCTACGGGGTCTTCCTGAACACGCTCTACGTGTGTAGGGCCTCTCCGTGCCCGCATCCGGTGAACTGCTACATCTCCCGACCTACAGAGAAGAATGTGTTTATCGTGTTCATGCTAAGTGTGGCGGGCGTGTCTCTTTTTCTAAGTATTGTGGAATTATATCACTTGGCATGGAAGCATTGTAAGAAGTGTGTGGACAGATACAAAGCCTCAAAGCAACGTCCGAACACCCCATCCACTGTAGCCGCGGCCTCACCGAATCCATCCACGCCGATTCGTGCTTGCACTCCACCTCCCGATTTCAACCAGTGCCTGGTGAGGTTACCCCCATCGTCACCCAATGTACAGACACACGGTCACTCCATAACACACCCGAGCTGCCCACCCTTTCACGACCGACTGGCACACCAGCAGAATTCAGTGAATTTGGCCACCGAACGCAACCACGGTGAGGACTACCTGGGGGTGGATTTCTTCAAGATGAGCTTTTCGCAAGCACCCACAGACACACCCAACTCGTACGCCTCTCCTTTGTTGCTAAGCAGCGAACATGTAGAGGACAGGAGACGGTTTAGCAAGAGCAGCGGAGCCAGCAGCCGCATGAGACCGGATGACCTTACAGTATAG